A genomic window from Diospyros lotus cultivar Yz01 chromosome 2, ASM1463336v1, whole genome shotgun sequence includes:
- the LOC127795820 gene encoding protein indeterminate-domain 7-like, whose amino-acid sequence MMKDLLIQQNHQIPEVNMSNLTSASAEATLSSSSNKPETAATILSHHYFAPPAADQAKPPLKKKRNLPGNPDPEAEVIALSPRSLLATNRFVCEVCNKGFQRDQNLQLHRRGHNLPWKLKQRASKEVRKKVYVCPEQNCVHHHPARALGDLTGIKKHFCRKHGEKKWKCDKCSKRYAVQSDWKAHSKTCGTREYRCDCGTLFSRRDSFITHRAFCDALAEEGSRPVTVGTTSSTPTLHTQVAQDFDPRPPEQLPPWLACPPPAAAPAVDLSSSSPSSIFSPSTRLSQDHHLIPQLHESPSPNPSPSPRLGPTLQHYQPAAMSATALLQKAAQMGATLSTKTCSSVTPHHPHVLGLDFASHEENMASGGFGHGLLPDPFKSSAKAAAPSATPEGTTTVSADQDIMMNSLSSASTVFVGSSFHGGFGNGDHQGMTRDFLGLRPLSHSDILTIAGLNAHEQSQNQPHKSWQG is encoded by the exons ATGATGAAAGATTTGCTTATCCAACAAAACCACCAAATTCCCGAAGTGAACATGTCCAATTTGACTTCTGCCTCTGCCGAAGccactctttcttcttcctccaacaAACCTGAAACAGCCGCCACCATTCTCTCTCACCACTACTTCGCTCCGCCAGCGGCCGATCAAGCTAAGCCACCACTCAAGAAGAAGCGAAACCTTCCCGGCAACCCAG ACCCGGAAGCAGAAGTGATAGCCTTGTCGCCCAGGTCGCTGTTGGCGACGAACCGGTTCGTGTGCGAGGTCTGCAACAAGGGTTTCCAGAGGGACCAGAATCTGCAGCTGCACAGGAGAGGGCATAATCTGCCATGGAAGCTGAAGCAGAGAGCGAGCAAAGAGGTGAGGAAGAAGGTGTACGTGTGCCCGGAGCAGAACTGCGTGCACCATCATCCGGCGAGGGCTCTCGGTGACCTCACCGGAATCAAGAAGCACTTTTGCCGGAAGCACGGCGAGAAGAAGTGGAAATGCGACAAGTGCTCCAAGCGATATGCAGTTCAATCGGATTGGAAAGCCCACTCCAAGACCTGTGGCACCAGAGAGTACAGATGTGACTGTGGAACCCTTTTCTCAAG GAGGGATAGCTTCATCACTCACAGGGCATTCTGTGATGCTTTAGCAGAGGAGGGTTCAAGACCAGTGACTGTTGGCACCACTTCATCAACACCAACTTTACATACTCAAGTTGCTCAAGACTTTGATCCAAGGCCCCCGGAGCAGCTGCCGCCATGGCTGGCTTGTCCACCGCCAGCGGCTGCGCCGGCAGTGGATCTCAgctcatcatcaccatcatcaaTCTTTTCACCCAGCACAAGGTTAAGTCAAGATCATCACTTGATCCCGCAGCTCCATGAAAGTCCAAGCCCTAACCCTAGCCCCAGCCCTAGGCTTGGACCCACCCTTCAACACTACCAACCAGCTGCCATGTCTGCAACTGCATTGCTGCAAAAAGCAGCCCAGATGGGGGCTACACTCAGCACCAAAACTTGTTCATCTGTGACGCCCCACCACCCCCATGTTCTAGGCCTGGATTTCGCCTCACATGAGGAGAATATGGCAAGTGGGGGTTTTGGCCATGGCTTATTGCCTGACCCTTTCAAGAGTAGCGCCAAAGCTGCAGCCCCTTCTGCAACACCCGAAGGTACAACCACTGTTTCAGCTGATCAAGACATCATGatgaattctctctcttctgCAAGTACTGTTTTTGTTGGGTCTTCCTTCCACGGTGGATTTGGCAATGGAGATCATCAAGGAATGACAAGGGATTTCTTGGGGCTCAGACCTCTCTCCCACAGTGACATTCTCACCATAGCTGGTCTCAATGCTCATGAACAGAGCCAGAACCAGCCCCATAAATCATGGCAAGGTTAG